The segment ACAGAAaataaagaagaaaaagaagagagAGGTCAGGACAGAGGAAACACAACAGGTCATAAACTCCATACAGGCTAACATCACACCGGTATAGACCAGGGAATAGACATGAAATCCCCAAACACAGAGTAGTGAAGTCTACAGTACAGGCTGTGTGCTTTCCCCATTCTGTAAGAGTTATATTGATGTTGTTTAGGGTTACAGCAACGCAAACTTTGTATCATTGTCTCTAGATCACAAACAGCTGAAATATATTTCATCTGCTACACATGTTACCGTGCTAGACAGAACTACCTCCTGAAGAGCAAAAGGGCTGAATTGTTTTGCCTGTTGCTGAAAACGGCATTAATTCCTGAGTCAACTTTTCTTCCTTACCTGAGCAAAGGAGGAGAGCTGGCCTGCTGTTGGACACGTAGAGGGAGAGTAACGAAGAAcggtgaggagggggagatggacaGCCTCTTAAATACTTCTCTCACTCCTCCCacttcacctctctccctcctcccactccgcctctctcccccctcccactccgcctctctccctcctcccactccgcctctctccatcctcccactccgcttctctccctcctcccactccgcctctccctcctcccactccgcctctctccctcctcccactccgcctctccctcctcccactccgcctctctccatcctcccactccgcttctctccctcctcccactctgcctctctccctcctcccactccgcctctctcccctcgtcccactccgcctctctcccctcgtcccactccgcctctctcccctcctcccactccgcctctctcccctcctcccactccgcctctctcccctcctcccactccgcctctctcccctcctcccactccacctctctccccccctcccatccctctcttcttccacCCGTTGCTCTTCTTCTCTGTCCCATccctccgtctcctctcctccttctctgttcACACGACGGACACCTGCCTTCCTGTGATGGACAGATACGATCCATCCTTCATAAAAGCTGTCAGACATGACACCACATCACTACCTCAGGATGATCACATTTACATTATTAGTATGAAATATTACCCCCTCTGGTGTAACATACTCATTACTGTagagtatggtatagtatggtatagtatggtatagagCTTGACCTAGTGTCAAGAATACTGGAGAACACTCTAGCAGTTTCACCTGTGAGAGATGTCAATTAAATCCTAATGAAATCATTAATTATCTTTCAAGAAGTTTTTGAGAAAgccagggagatgaggagagggaaagcagaagaggagaggaggaggagatggaaagaggagaggaggaggagagggaaagcagaagaggagaggaggaggagagggaaagcagaagaggagaggaggaggagatgggaagaggagaggaggaggagagggaaaggagaagaggagaggaggaggagagggaaagcagaagaggagaggagcaggagagggaaagcagaagaggagaggagcagagggaaagcagaagaggagaggagcagagggaaagcagaagaggagaggaggaggagagggaaagcagaagaggagaggagcaggagagggaaagcagaagaggagaggaggagagggaaagcagaagaggagaggaggaggagagggaaagcagaagaggagaggagcaggagagggaaagcagaagaggagaggagcagagggaaagcagaagaggagaggaggaggagagggaaagcagaagaggagaggaggaggagagggaaagcagaagaggagaggagcaggagagggaaaggagaagaggagaggaggaggagagggaaagcagaagaggagaggagcaggagagggaaagcagaagaggagaggagcagagggaaagcagaagaggagaggagcagagggaaagcagaagaggagaggaggaggagagggaaagcagaagaggagagggaaagcagaagaggagaggaggaggagatgggaagaggagaggaggaggagagggaaagcagaagaggagaggaggagcagagggaaaggagaagaggagaggaggagcagagggaaaggagaagaggagaggaggaggagatgggaagaggagaggaggaggagagggaaagcagaagaggagaggaggagcagagggaaaggagaagaggagaggaggagcagagggaaaggagaagaggagaggaggagcagagggaaaggagaagaggagaggaggaggagagggaaaggagaagaggagaggaggagcagagggaaaggagaagaggagaggaggagcagagggaaaggagaagaggagaggaggaggagagggaaagcagaagaggagaggagcaggagagggaaagcagaagaggagaggaggagcagagggaaaggagaagaggagaggaggagcagagggaaaggagaagaggagaggaggaggagagggaaagcagaagaggagaggagcaggagagggaaagcagaagaggagaggagcagagggaaagcagaagaggagaggagcagagggaaagcagaagaggagaggaggaggagagggaaagcagaagaggagaggagcagagggaaagcagaagaggagaggaggaggagagggaaagcagaagaggagagggaaagcagaagaggagaggaggaggagagggaaagcagaagaggagaggaggaggagagggaaagcagaagaggagaggaggaggagagggaaagcagaagaggagaggaggaggagagggaaagcagaagaggagaggaggaggagagggaaagcagaagaggagaggaggaggagagggaaagcagaagaggagaggagcagaggggagcaATGTGGTGTAGCCTATTTATACACTTTGGCCACAGAGCCAAGGTGCagagagagccacaatggagacaaggtgcAGAGAGCTACAATGGAGCCAAGGTGCagagagagccacaatggagacgaggtgcagagagccacaatggagacaaggtgcagagagagccacaatggagccaaggtgcagagagccacaatggagacaaggtgtagagagagccacaatggagacaaggtgtagagagagccacaatggagacaaggtgcagagagccacaatggagacaaggtgcagagagccacaatggagacaaggtgcagagagagccacaatggagacaaggtgcagagagccacaatggagacaaggtgcagagagccacaatggagacaatgtgcagagagccacaatggagacaaggtgcagagagagccacaatggagacaaggtgcagagagagccacaatggagacaaggtgcagagagagccacaatggagacaaggtgcagagagccacaatggagccaaggtgcagagagagccacaatggagacaaggtgcagagagagccacaatggagacgaggtgcagagagccacaatggagacaaggtgcagagagagccacaatggagccaaggtgcagagagccacaatggagacaaggtgtagagagagccacaatggagacaaggtgtagagagagccacaatggagacaaggtgcagagagccacaatggagacaaggtgcagagagccacaatggagacaaggtgcagagagagccacaatggagacaaggtgcagagagccacaatggagacaaggtgcagagagccacaatggagacaatgtgcagagagccacaatggagacaaggtgcagagagagccacaatggagacaaggtgcagagagagccacaatggagacaaggtgcagagagccacaatggagacaaggtgcagagagccacaatggagacaaggtgcagagagagccacaatggagacaaggtgcagagagccacaatggagacaaggtgcagagagagccacaatggagacgaggtgcagagagagccacaatggagCCAAGGTGCAGAGAGTCACAATGGAGACGAGGTGCAGAGAGTCACAATGGAGACGAGGTGcagagagccacaatggagacgaggtgcagagagccacaatggagacgaggtgcagagagagagccacaatggagacaaggtgcagagagccacaatggagacaaggtgtagagagagccacaatggagacaaggTGTAGAGAGAGCCACAGTGGAGACAAGGTGCagagagagccacaatggagacgaggtgcagagagagccacaatggagacaaggtgcagagagagccacaatggagacaaggtgcagagagagccacaatggagacaaggtgcAGAGAGCCACAATGGGGACAAGGTGcagagagccacaatggagacaaggtgcagagagagccacaatggagacaaggtgcagagagccacaatggagacaaggtgcagagagagccacaatggagacaaggtgcagagagccacaatggagacaaggtgcagagagagccacaatggagacaaggtgcagagagccacaatggagacaaggtgcagagagagagccacaatgaagacaaggtgcagagagagccacaatggagacgaggtgcagagagccacaatggagacaaggtgcagagagagagccacaatggagacgaggtgcagagagagccacaatggagacgaGGTGCAGAGAGCCACAATGGGGACGAGGTGCagagagagccacaatggagacaaggtgcagagagagccacaatggagacgaggtgcagagagagccacaatggagacaaggtgcagagagagccacaatggagacgaggtgcagagagagccacaatggagacaaggtgcAGAGAGAGCCACATCGGAGACAAGGTGCagagagagccacaatggagacgaggtgcagagagagccacaatggagacaaggtgcagagagagccacaatggagacaaggtgcAGAGAGAGCCACAATGGGGACGAGGTGCAGAGAGAGCCACAATGGGGACGAGGTGcagagagccacaatggagacaaggtgcAGAGAGAGCCACAATGGGGTATCACTTACTGTCTCAGTCAGTGTGCTATTGTAGCAGTGGATTACCATGTCCCGGGGCTGTAGCCATTTTGTACTGCGTGTCAAAACATAGGCCAGGGAAAGCAATGTTTAGATAAACACCACGACAACAGGAGAAACCCTGGAGGAAGGTGAGAGGCCCTGCTATGGCGCCGACAATATTCTTTCAAAGATGCATGCCATCCACAAGATTAAAATACAGACTATCTCAATACTTATACTCTGAAATGGAAAATATTTCATTTACAGTTTCCACAATTGTTTCCACATGTTTGctgcaccccatcactgtgaggtattgtttgttttgtgacacacggcTTGCAGAGTGCTGTGGTTCCCATGATCGGCTTCtcctgtgtatgatagtttttgcctgcctcactaaccctgccttttgcctattccctgcctgtactttagcctatcggatttcctgttatctatctattgcctgatctccaggacaacgttactagccttttcccctGCCTGTACTATTGCCATTTTGGCCCCCCCGTGtacgaccttctgcctgcccctggacccagctacccagAAACCAGCGctgtctcccctcgtgttcattacacctgcCTCCTATTTGGGTCTGGCCACAGCACCTCATCTACATCACAAGCCATGTGTTCCCTGGCTAAACAGAATCATCTGGAGTGACGGATCCAGCCGCCGAAAGCCCCCCCATCAACTTCACCACATGCTTCCTCCATTGCCTGCAGAAGAGGCATGCAGGCGAGGGGATGGCGGTCATACACCTTCATCGCCATGCCGAAAAAAACTATTCGATTGTGTTTAGGAATGGGGAATATGGTGGGAGGTATAGAACAAATTGTGGGTGGTCGATGAACCAGTAGGGGACCAGAGCAGCCCGGTGGAAACTCACGTTGTCCCAGATGACAACATACCTGGGCTGCTCTGGTCCACCCCTCTGCTTGGCTGGAATGAGGATGCCATGTAGTGTGTCCAGGAATGTGATGAGAAGGGCGGTGTTGTAGGGACTAAGGTTGGCATGGTGATGGAGGACGCCTTGCTGGCTAATGGCTGCACACATGGTGATATTCCCTccacgctgtccagggacattcACAATGGCACGGTGGCCAATAATGTTCCGTCCCCTTCTTTTGGCTAACATCCAGCTCCAAGACTCTGAAGCAGACAAGACAAGGTGCCATAGACCTAGAGCAGTCAGTATGGTGAGGCACAATACACTGGATGTGTCTATACAGTGCTGATATGATAGTAAATTCACAGTATAGTACTTACTTGCACATATTCATAGTGCTGTTCTTTAACCCTCTGAGTGTCGCTCAAATGGCGCCCTGTGGACCTGTTTCATCCGGATTCGGTTGTGCTGTAACACACGGTCCAGTGTAGACAAGCCCTCCTGGTGAatgttattgaatattgtgtttctGAAATGATGTGGTTCTGGATTCCTCGTAGTCTAATGGTATTGTTTGCCACCACCATGTTCACAATAGCGGTCTCCTGTTCTGGTGTGAACAGCCGGGTTCTTCCACCATGGCCGGGCCGTCTCTCAGTTCTGCAGAAGAGCCACAAACATGATGACATTACTGTAACGTTGGGAAACAATCCCTGAGTAACATAGTTCTACTGGTATGTCAGACTGCAGTAAACATAAAGAGCATAGTGTAGATGGTAGGTAACTTACCGGTTGTCATTTCTGAATGTATGGATGATAGATGCAGTAGTGTAGATGGTAAGTAACTTACCGGTTGTCATTTCTGAATGTACGGATGATAGATGCAGTAGTGTAGATGGTATGTAACTTACCGGTTGTCATTTCTGAATGTATGGATGATAGATGCAGTAGTGTAGATGGTAGGTAACTTACCGGTTGTCATTTCTGAATGTACGGATGATAGATGCAGTAGTGTAGATGGTATGTAACTTACCTGTTGTCATTTCTGAATGTATGGATGATAGATGCAGTAGTGTAGATGGTATGTAACTTACCGGTTGTCATTTCTGAATGTACGGATGATAGATGCAGTAGTGTAGATGGTAGGTAACTTACCTGTTGTCATTTCTGAATGTACGGATGATAGATGCAGTAGTGTAGATGGTAGGTAACTTACCGGTTGTCATTTCTGAATGTACGGATGATAGATGCAGTAGTGTAGATGGTAGGTAACTTACCGGTTGTCATTTCTGAATGTACGGATGATAGATGCAGTAGTGTAGATGGTATGTAACTTACCGGTTGTCATTTCTGAATGTATGGATGATAGATCCAACCGTGTAGTGGCTCAGGTTGAACTGAACTCTGCCCAGCCTCCCTCATACTCAACACATGGTTGAGCACATGGTCAACAAATGTGGCCCTGATCTCATCTGAGACAActgtccttcctcatcctcctcatcctcttctcaCACCTTCACCTCGAGCTCTTGATTCACCATTGACCTCCATTTTCCTCCAGAAGAGGAGAGCTTATCTGTGGCCTTTTATAGCGCTAAAGCTCTGATTTCTAAGTGAACAATTCAGCAACTAGTGTTTACACCTGTGAGGAGTGGGTGTTGCCAATTGGTTTATAGAGCTTGGCATTGTTTATAGAGCTTGCAATTTTGCAGACTTGGTCTAAGGATTTGGTACATGAGTTTCAGGTTTCGGTGACTGCGTTTCAAGTTCCAATTTTAGTGTGTAAACAATTAGGAAAAACTGTAATCTGTCATTCTCAAGCATCTGCTCAGTGAACTGTGTCTGTTCCCCTCAGGGCGTGGGGTGTGATGACCTTGTTGGCTGGGCCTGGTCCAACAGCTGCCCTGCTTGGCCTGGCACTGTGTTTCCAAATGCTGTGTTGGACCCACTGGTTGGTAGCAGCCAATTTCAGTTGGTGATTAGGCCTGAAACAATGGTTCTGTCTCCCAGTAGGTTAGATGGTAGTGGTTATTGAACTGAAGGGCAGAACATGCTGGAATGGCATCAGGGTAATATAGGAGCTCCAGAGGGGGTTTATAATGTAAACAGCCCAACAGACCAGAGGCTGTGGTTAGCCTAGTGGGTGTGTGTCTGGCCTGCGTCTGTTTGAAAGGGAAGCTGGTACAGGATCAGAGGGTACTAGCTGAATGGAGACAACACCCTTGACAGGCAGCCATGCAGAGCTATCCCTTCTGTAACACACACGTATACAAGCAAACATAATTACACACAAATCCTACATTCATACAAATGCATAGCTATCCCTTCTGTAACACACACGTATACAAGCAAAcaaaattaaaatcctacattcATACAAATACATAGCTATTGTAATGTATATTTTAATGACAACTGCACTCCACAAACCAAAACAGGAAAATAAATATGTCTCCTTGTTTATTTCTATGTGCTGTTTCTTTGACCACGACTCAGGCTTATACAACCCCTGAGTTGTATAGTGTCTGTGCACAGCTTGTTGTTAAGTCTGAATGTTAATGTAACATACCGTACTTGTATGTTGCACCCACTTCAGCTCTGAGGCTGCTCGCCCCGGGGGAGTGGAAAGTAGGATTCTAGTGTATAGATCTGCCTGTATTACAGTATAGACTTGTTTATCTCTCCCTGGTGCAATGCAGCATTGTATTCTGTTGGCAGAAGACGTGTGTATCCTTGCTGTGCACAATAGGTGGTGTTGTATATTGGTGTCCAATTTCAATATTCTGGTGCATCGTGGGCCACGGAGTGTGACATGACTATATTTAGAAGGGGCCGCTGGTGGCCATGGAAGCAGGTATCAGTTCTATAAGGTGTGTCTTCATCATGACACAGGGCCACCTAGAGAATGTCATTTAGAGATCATGTTAGAGTAGTGAAAGAAGACAAGACTTTAAAACATTGCCATGGcatttatttcaacatgataacAAACCATTTACTGTAGAAGTGTTGATTTAGAGTAGTTATACTAAAACATGTGAACTGTTAAACTTAATGTAAAAaatgccttcataaagtatttaTAAAACCAGTAACATTGTTATAACTGAGATGAAGATTGGTAGTGTATTGTAAGCATATAAAATATGTTGAGATGAAGTTAAGTCTGATTATGTAGTGAATATGTAGTGATATACAGCCAAGGGAGATAGACCTGTCATGGACTGTCAATGAGCCTCTATAGGTACATGGGGCCTTATGGCAGTGTTCTTCAATTCTGGCCGTGGTCACACACACTGTAATCAATCCCATCAAAGCCTTCACGAGTTTCATCTGGTGTGTCAGTGCTGGTATGGAACtaaagcctgcacaccctgtgGGTCACTAGGACCAGGATTGAAGAACCCTGCCTTATAGACTGCATAAGACATCTTATAGTGTCTATAAAGCCATATGTAGTTCCTATGAGGCAGGTGTGTTGGCTGCAGTCCTCTGCTCGCTGAGGGTGTTTGCCACGTAGCCAATCAGAGTCATGTATTCCTGGAAGCTGACCTTCCCATCTTTGTTTTCGTCCAATCCCTTACGCATCTCCTTCACTGCAGAGGAACTGTCTGTTCCCTAtgaggtgagagggggagagaggaagagagtggggtTACAGAGAGAAAGAGTCTATCATTAAAGATTGCTTCCCCAACACCTGGTGCTGATTTGCATTATGACTAGAGTTGAGGCTCGGGTTTAACCGGGACGCGGACACGAACCTAGGGTCATGGCTCGGGTTTAACCGGGACGTGGACACGAACCTAGGgtcagggttgtggttgaggctcgCGTTTAACCGGGACGTGGACACGAACCTAGGGTCAGGATTGTGGTTGAGGCTCGCGTTTAACCGGGACGTGGACACGAACCTAGGGTCATGGCTCGGGTTTAACCGGGACGTGGACACGAACCTAGGgtcagggttgtggttgaggctcgCGTTTAACCGGGACGTGGACACGAACCTAGGGTCAGGATTGTGGTTGAGACTCGCGTTTAACCGGGACGTGGACACAAACCTAGGGTCAGGGTTGAGGCTCGCGTTTAACCGGGACGTGGACACGAACCTAGGGTCAGGGTCGTTGTTGCGGCTCGGGTTTAACCGGGACGTGGACACGAACCTAGGGTCATGGCTCGGGTTTAACCGGGACGTGGACACGAACCTAGGgtcagggttgtggttgaggctcgCGTTTAACCGGGACGTGGACACGAACCTAGGGTCAGGATTGTGGTTGAGGCTCGCGTTTAACCGGGACGTGGACACGAACCTAGGGTCAGGATTGTGGTTGAGGCTCGCGTTTAACCGGGACGTGGACACGAACCTAGGGTCAGGATTGTGGTTGAGACTCGCGTTTAACCGGGACGTGGACACGAACCTAGGGTCATGGCTCGGGTTTAACCGGGACGTGGACACAAACCTAGGgtcagggttgtggttgaggctcgCGTTTAACCGGGACGTGGACACAAACCTAGGgtcagggttgtggttgaggctcgCGTTTAACCGGGACGTGGACACAAACCTAGGGTCTGGGTTGAGGCTCGCGTTTAACCGGGACGTGGACACAAACCTAGGGTCATGGCTCGGGTTTAACCGGGACGTGGACACGAACCTAGGGTCAGGATTGTGGTTGAGGCTCGCGTTTAACCGGGACGTGGACACGAACCTAGGgtcagggttgtggttgaggctcgCGTTTAACCGGGACGTGGACACGAACCTAGGgtcagggttgtggttgaggctcgCGCTTAACCGGGACGTGGACACGAACCTAGGGTCATGGCTCGCGTTTAACCGGGACGTGGACACAAACCTAGGgtcagggttgtggttgaggctcgCGTTTAACCGGGACGTGGACACGAACCTAGGgtcagggttgtggttgaggctcgCGTTTAACCGGGACGTGAACACGAACCTAGGGTCAGGATTGTGGTTGAGGCTCGCGTTTAACCGGGACGTGAACACGAACCTAGGGTCAGGGTTGAGGTTGAGACTCACGTTTAACCGGGACGTGAACACAAACCTAGGGTCAGGGTTGTGGTTGAGACTCGCGTTTAACCGGGACGTGAACACAAACCTAGGGTCAGGGTTGAGGCTCGGGTTTAACCGGGAAGTGGACACGaacctagggtcagggttaaggttgagGCTCGCATTTAACCGGGACGTGGACACTAACCTAGGGTCATGGCTCGGGTTTAACCGGGACGTGGACACGAACCTAGGgtcagggttgtggttgaggctcgCGTTTAACCGGGACGTGGACACTAACCTAGGGTCACGGCTCGGGTTTAACCGGGACGTGGACACGAACCTAGGgtcagggttgtggttgaggctcgCGTTTAACCGGGACGTGGACACGAACCTAGGGTCATGGCTCGGGTTTAACCGGGACGTGGAAAAGAACCTAGGGTCAGGGTTGTGGCTCGCGTTTAACCGGGACGTGGACACAAACCTAGGGTCAGGGTTGAGGAGTAGTGATACAAGGATAGGTGGAACTTACAGTCATGATGTTGCCGAGCTGTTTATTGACGAGGCCCTGGAAGTCCTTATCTCCGAGACTGTCCTTCCCTTTGGCAGACTTCAGATACACTCCTACCACTGTCTGGATGGCCGACTCCATAGctactgggagagaggagaggtgcagaAAAATCTAAAGTTTAGACAATTGAATGCTGCAACTGTTTCACTGGAACTAGATGGAACTGTTAAGAcaaggtacactcttagaaaaaagggttcttaaagagttattcggctgtccccataggaaaatcCTTTTTGATTCCAAATAGAGAACTCTGTGGAAACGGTCCTGCATGGAacgcaaaagggttctacctggaaccaaatggTTTCGAACTGGAACAAAAAAGGGTTATATAGATAGTACCTTTTTATCTAAGAGTGTAGAAAGAGGACATCAGAAtaaaagaaagaatgaaagagggatggaggaagataagGAGAGCCCGGTGAGGTAAACTAAGGAaaggatggagcgagagagagggagggacgggaGGAGTCTGAGGTAAACAATGGGAGCTGTGATGTCTGATGGAGAGGGATACCTGATCACCATAAGCCAGCAGAAGGCCATGGGTTCACATTACTACAGCTAAGACCTGCctgttacactctctctctctcatatacatatatatatacatatatatatatacatatatatatacatatatatatatacatatatatatatatacatatacatatatatacatatatatatatacatatatatatatacatatacatatatacatatacatatatatatatacatatacatatatatatatacacatatacatatacatatatacatatatatatatatatatatatatatgtatatatatatatgtatatatatatatgtatatatatgtatatatatatatatatgtatatatatatatatgtatatatatatatatatatatgtatatatatgtatatatatatatatatatatatgtatatatatatacgtgtatatatgtatatatatgtatatacgtgtatatatatatatatatatatgtatatatatatatatatacgtgtatatatatatatatatatatatatgtgtatatatatatacatatatatatgtgtatatatatatatatatatacatatatatacatatatatgtgtgtatatatatatatacatatatatatgtgtgtatatatacatatatatatatatgt is part of the Salvelinus fontinalis isolate EN_2023a chromosome 6, ASM2944872v1, whole genome shotgun sequence genome and harbors:
- the LOC129857089 gene encoding protein S100-A16-like → MESAIQTVVGVYLKSAKGKDSLGDKDFQGLVNKQLGNIMTGTDSSSAVKEMRKGLDENKDGKVSFQEYMTLIGYVANTLSEQRTAANTPAS